From a single Pyxicephalus adspersus chromosome 11, UCB_Pads_2.0, whole genome shotgun sequence genomic region:
- the LOC140340903 gene encoding claudin-16-like isoform X1 has protein sequence MGSTLVEVISLVLGILSFLSFIVCSITDCWRQDAKDPYSSVGLSSRCRGLWSECVYDHMANIWTCDIPISYLSEHPVALVVTRALVIVNGILTLIATPVLILGMKCTKIIRKKDDVKMNLSRAAGIMLLLGGICGGVALFWYAVDTVLKYQMEVVLTVPGITYELGYSYWFAAGSTGCTCVAALLLLCINYRRDITDETASTARRRAHNNAMTYL, from the exons ATGGGCAGCACATTGGTGGAGGTCATCAGTCTTGTCTTGGGGATCTTATCTTTTTTGTCCTTCATTGTGTGTAGCATAACTGACTGCTGGAGG CAAGATGCAAAGGATCCTTACTCCTCCGTTGGCTTGAGTTCTAGATGCCGGGGACTGTGGAGTGAGTGTGTGTATGACCACATGGCCAACATCTGGACCTGTGACATCCCAATCTCCTATCTCAGTGAGCATCCAG TAGCCTTGGTGGTCACGCGTGCCTTGGTCATCGTGAATGGTATTCTCACCCTGATTGCAACACCAGTCTTGATTCTTGGAATGAAATGCACCAAAATCATCAGGAAAAAAGATGACGTTAAGATGAATCTCTCCCGGGCTGCTGGTATAATGCTGCTACTAGGAG GTATATGTGGAGGTGTCGCATTGTTCTGGTATGCTGTTGACACAGTTCTTAAATACCAGATGGAA GTGGTGCTGACAGTCCCTGGGATCACTTATGAACTTGGATACTCTTATTGGTTTGCTGCTGGCTCCACAGGATGTACCTGCGTTGCGGCTTTGCTGCTCCTCTGTATAAACTATAGAAGGGATATCACTGATGAGACCGCCAGCACTGCCCGCCGCAGGGCCCACAACAATGCAATGACTTATCTGTGA
- the CLDN19 gene encoding claudin-19 isoform X1 produces the protein MANSGIQLLGYFLALGGWIGIISTTALPQWKQSSYAGDAIITAVGLYEGLWMSCASQSTGQVQCKVFDSLLSLEVHIQTIRALMIVAMLLGFIGIIISVVGMKCTKVGDNNPIVKDRIAVSGGALFVLAGLLTLIAVSWYATQVSHDFFNPNTPVNARYEFGSALFVGWAASSLTMLGGSFLCCSCPNLDTRGQQYYRQSQPSATTRETTKIPIKKKDETS, from the exons ATGGCCAATTCAGGAATTCAGCTCCTTGGCTATTTTTTGGCTCTTGGAGGATGGATAGGGATTATCTCCACCACAGCGCTGCCTCAGTGGAAGCAGTCGTCGTATGCCGGAGATGCCATTATTACAGCAGTGGGACTGTATGAGGGTCTGTGGATGTCCTGTGCCTCGCAGAGCACTGGCCAGGTGCAATGTAAAGTCTTTGACTCCCTGCTGTCACTGGAGG TTCATATCCAGACAATCCGGGCTCTGATGATAGTTGCAATGCTCCTGGGCTTCATCGGAATAATCATCAGTGTTGTGGGAATGAAATGTACCAAAGTGGGTGACAATAACCCCATTGTGAAGGACAGAATTGCAGTATCTGGAGGAGCCCTGTTCGTTTTGGCAG GTCTCCTTACATTAATTGCCGTTTCGTGGTATGCCACACAAGTTTCTCATGACTTTTTCAACCCAAATACACCAGTCAATGCTCG GTACGAGTTTGGATCGGCATTATTCGTTGGTTGGGCCGCCTCCAGCCTCACCATGCTTGGCGGATCCTTTCTGTGCTGTTCATGTCCCAACCTAGACACCCGAGGCCAGCAATACTACCGACAGTCACAGCCGTCAGCTACTACCAGAGA AACCACAAAAATCCCTATAAAGAAAAAGGATGAGACAAGTTAA
- the CLDN19 gene encoding claudin-19 isoform X2 — translation MANSGIQLLGYFLALGGWIGIISTTALPQWKQSSYAGDAIITAVGLYEGLWMSCASQSTGQVQCKVFDSLLSLEVHIQTIRALMIVAMLLGFIGIIISVVGMKCTKVGDNNPIVKDRIAVSGGALFVLAGLLTLIAVSWYATQVSHDFFNPNTPVNARYEFGSALFVGWAASSLTMLGGSFLCCSCPNLDTRGQQYYRQSQPSATTREYV, via the exons ATGGCCAATTCAGGAATTCAGCTCCTTGGCTATTTTTTGGCTCTTGGAGGATGGATAGGGATTATCTCCACCACAGCGCTGCCTCAGTGGAAGCAGTCGTCGTATGCCGGAGATGCCATTATTACAGCAGTGGGACTGTATGAGGGTCTGTGGATGTCCTGTGCCTCGCAGAGCACTGGCCAGGTGCAATGTAAAGTCTTTGACTCCCTGCTGTCACTGGAGG TTCATATCCAGACAATCCGGGCTCTGATGATAGTTGCAATGCTCCTGGGCTTCATCGGAATAATCATCAGTGTTGTGGGAATGAAATGTACCAAAGTGGGTGACAATAACCCCATTGTGAAGGACAGAATTGCAGTATCTGGAGGAGCCCTGTTCGTTTTGGCAG GTCTCCTTACATTAATTGCCGTTTCGTGGTATGCCACACAAGTTTCTCATGACTTTTTCAACCCAAATACACCAGTCAATGCTCG GTACGAGTTTGGATCGGCATTATTCGTTGGTTGGGCCGCCTCCAGCCTCACCATGCTTGGCGGATCCTTTCTGTGCTGTTCATGTCCCAACCTAGACACCCGAGGCCAGCAATACTACCGACAGTCACAGCCGTCAGCTACTACCAGAGAGTACGTCTAA
- the LOC140340903 gene encoding claudin-16-like isoform X2, giving the protein MANIWTCDIPISYLSEHPVALVVTRALVIVNGILTLIATPVLILGMKCTKIIRKKDDVKMNLSRAAGIMLLLGGICGGVALFWYAVDTVLKYQMEVVLTVPGITYELGYSYWFAAGSTGCTCVAALLLLCINYRRDITDETASTARRRAHNNAMTYL; this is encoded by the exons ATGGCCAACATCTGGACCTGTGACATCCCAATCTCCTATCTCAGTGAGCATCCAG TAGCCTTGGTGGTCACGCGTGCCTTGGTCATCGTGAATGGTATTCTCACCCTGATTGCAACACCAGTCTTGATTCTTGGAATGAAATGCACCAAAATCATCAGGAAAAAAGATGACGTTAAGATGAATCTCTCCCGGGCTGCTGGTATAATGCTGCTACTAGGAG GTATATGTGGAGGTGTCGCATTGTTCTGGTATGCTGTTGACACAGTTCTTAAATACCAGATGGAA GTGGTGCTGACAGTCCCTGGGATCACTTATGAACTTGGATACTCTTATTGGTTTGCTGCTGGCTCCACAGGATGTACCTGCGTTGCGGCTTTGCTGCTCCTCTGTATAAACTATAGAAGGGATATCACTGATGAGACCGCCAGCACTGCCCGCCGCAGGGCCCACAACAATGCAATGACTTATCTGTGA
- the LOC140340903 gene encoding claudin-16-like isoform X3: MANIWTCDIPISYLSEHPALVVTRALVIVNGILTLIATPVLILGMKCTKIIRKKDDVKMNLSRAAGIMLLLGGICGGVALFWYAVDTVLKYQMEVVLTVPGITYELGYSYWFAAGSTGCTCVAALLLLCINYRRDITDETASTARRRAHNNAMTYL; encoded by the exons ATGGCCAACATCTGGACCTGTGACATCCCAATCTCCTATCTCAGTGAGCATCCAG CCTTGGTGGTCACGCGTGCCTTGGTCATCGTGAATGGTATTCTCACCCTGATTGCAACACCAGTCTTGATTCTTGGAATGAAATGCACCAAAATCATCAGGAAAAAAGATGACGTTAAGATGAATCTCTCCCGGGCTGCTGGTATAATGCTGCTACTAGGAG GTATATGTGGAGGTGTCGCATTGTTCTGGTATGCTGTTGACACAGTTCTTAAATACCAGATGGAA GTGGTGCTGACAGTCCCTGGGATCACTTATGAACTTGGATACTCTTATTGGTTTGCTGCTGGCTCCACAGGATGTACCTGCGTTGCGGCTTTGCTGCTCCTCTGTATAAACTATAGAAGGGATATCACTGATGAGACCGCCAGCACTGCCCGCCGCAGGGCCCACAACAATGCAATGACTTATCTGTGA